In Acinonyx jubatus isolate Ajub_Pintada_27869175 chromosome A3, VMU_Ajub_asm_v1.0, whole genome shotgun sequence, a genomic segment contains:
- the AGBL5 gene encoding cytosolic carboxypeptidase-like protein 5 isoform X2, translating to MELRCGGLLFSSRFDSGNLAHVEKVESVSSDGEGAAGGASAPTSSIASSPDYEFNVWTRPDCAETEFENGNRSWFYFSVRGGTPGKLIKINIMNMNKQSKLYSQGMAPFVRTLPTRPRWERIRDRPTFEMTETQFVLSFVHRFVEGRGATTFFAFCYPFSYSDCQDLLNQLDQRFLENHPTHSSPLDTIYYHREILCYSLDGLRVDLLTITSCHGLREDREPRLEQLFPDTGTPRPFRFTGKRIFFLSSRVHPGETPSSFVFNGFLDFILRPDDPRAQTLRRLFVFKLIPMLNPDGVVRGHYRTDSRGVNLNRQYLKPDAVLHPAIYGAKAVLLYHHVHSRLNSQGPSEHQHSPHLPPDAPLSDLEKTNNIQNEAHLGHASDGDDPEGWTQTESAEQKPSGVWIMPQRSAEVEQPAPNTIPPKESGVAYYVDLHGHASKRGCFMYGNSFSDESTQVENMLYPKLISLNSAHFDFQGCNFSEKNMYARDRRDGQSKEGSGRVAIYKASGIIHSYTLECNYNTGRSVNSIPAACHDNGRASPPPPPAFPSRYTVELFEQVGRAMAVAALDMAECNPWPRIVLSEHSSLTNLRAWMLKHVRSSRGLSSTVNVGVNKKRGSRTPPKSNNGLPVSCSENPLSRARSFSTGTSAGGSSSSQQNSPQMKNSPSFPFHGSRPTGLPGLGSSTQKVSHRVLGPVREPRSQDRRRRQQPLTHRPTSSGLAPSPNPASSSPAASHNMGSCLLPSSLSISGSSCSFLSSGDKPEAVMVIGKGLLGTGPRIPCIRTRLQARPRLGRGSPPTRRGMRGSSGPTSPTPRTRESSEPEPGPSSAPGLPHAGPPRPRSAPAFSPISCSLSDSQSRIRYSGGPLGQPEVCFVPKSPPLTVSPRV from the exons ATGGAGCTGCGCTGTGGGGGATTGCTGTTCAGTTCTCGCTTTGATTCAGGGAACCTAGCCCACGTGGAGAAGGTGGAATCTGTGTCTAGTGACGGGGAAGGAGCAGCAGGTGGGGCATCAGCCCCCACCAGTAGCATCGCCTCTTCTCCTGACTACGAGTTCAACGTGTGGACCCGACCAGACTGTGCTGAAACGGAGTTTGAGAATGGGAACAG GTCATGGTTCTACTTCAGTGTCCGGGGAGGAACTCCAGGGAAACTCATCAAGATCAACATTATGAACATGAATAAGCAAAGCAAGCTATACTCCCAGGGCATGGCCCCCTTTGTGCGCACACTCCCCACCCGGCCACGCTGGGAACGCATTCGAGATCGGCCCACCTTTGAG ATGACAGAGACGCAGTTTGTGTTATCCTTTGTCCACCGTTTCGTGGAGGGCCGTGGGGCCACCACCTTCTTCGCCTTCTGCTACCCCTTCTCCTACAGTGACTGCCAGGACTTGCTAAACCAGCTAGACCAGCGCTTTCTGGAGAACCACCCTACCCATAGCAG CCCCCTGGACACCATTTATTACCACCGTGAGATCCTTTGCTATTCTTTGGATGGACTTCGTGTAGATCTGTTAACGATCACTTCCTGCCATGGGCTTCGAGAAGATCGAGAGCCCCGTCTAGAGCAGCTATTTCCTGATACTGGCACCCCCCGACCCTTCCGTTTCACAGGCAAGAGG ATATTCTTCTTAAGCAGTAGGGTACACCCTGGGGAGACTCCATCTAGCTTTGTCTTCAATGGCTTTCTGGACTTCATCCTTCGACCTGATGACCCCCGGGCCCAAACCCTGCGTCGCCTCTTTGTCTTTAAGCTGATTCCCATGTTGAACCCCGACGGTGTGGTCCGGGGCCACTACCG CACAGACTCGCGTGGAGTGAACCTGAACCGTCAGTACCTGAAGCCCGATGCAGTCCTGCACCCAGCCATCTACGGGGCCAAAGCTGTGCTTCTCTACCACCACGTGCACTCCAGACTGAACTCCCAGGGTCCCTCTGAGCACCAGCACAgtccccatctccctcctgaTGCTCCCCTTTCTGACCTTGAGAAAACCAACAATATCCAAAATGAAGCTCACCTTGGGCACGCGTCTGACGGGGATGACCCTGAAGGCTGGACACAGACCGAGTCGGCAGAACAGAAGCCCAGCGGTGTGTGGATTATGCCACAACGGTCCGCTGAGGTTGAGCAGCCGGCCCCCAACACCATCCCCCCTAAAGAGAGTGGCGTCGCTTACTATGTGGACCTGCACGGACATGCTTCCAAAAGGGGCTGCTTCATGTATGGAAACAGCTTTAGTGATGAGAGCACCCAG GTGGAAAACATGCTGTATCCAAAGCTCATCTCCTTGAACTCAGCACACTTCGACTTCCAGGGTTGCAATTTCTCAGAGAAGAACATGTATGCCCGAGACCGCAGAGATGGCCAGTCTAAGGAGGGAAGCGGCCGGGTTGCAATCTACAAAGCCTCAGGGATAATCCACAG CTACACACTTGAATGCAACTACAACACCGGACGCTCAGTTAACAGCATCCCTGCCGCCTGCCATGACAACGGGCgggccagcccccctcccccgccggctTTCCCCTCCAGATACACTGTGGAACTGTTTGAACAG GTGGGACGAGCTATGGCCGTTGCAGCTCTGGACATGGCAGAATGCAATCCATGGCCCCGAATTGTACTGTCAGAGCACAGCAGCCTCACAAACCTCCGCGCCTGGATGCTAAAACACGTGCGCAGCAGCCGCGGCCTGAGCAGCACTGTGAACGTGGGTGTCAACAAGAAGAGAGGCTCTCGAACTCCACCCAAAAGTAACAA CGGCTTGCCTGTTTCCTGCTCTGAAAATCCCTTGAGCCGTGCACGCAGTTTTAGCACTGGCACAAGTgctggtggcagcagcagcagccagcaAAACTCTCCACAGATGAAGAACTCCCCCAGCTTTCCTTTTCATGGCAGTCGGCCCACAGGGCTGCCAGGCCTGGGCTCTAGCACTCAAAAGGTCAGCCACCGGGTGCTGGGCCCCGTCAGAG AGCCCCGAAGCCAGGACAGGAGACGGCGGCAGCAGCCACTGACCCATCGCCCTACTTCAAGCGGCCTGGCCCCATCCCCAAATCCTGCTAGTTCTAGCCCAGCAGCCTCACACAACATGGGCTCCTGCCTACTCCCCAGCTCACTCAGCATATCAG GGAGCAGCTGCTCATTCCTGTCCTCAGGCGACAAGCCAGAGGCTGTCATGGTGATTGGGAAAGGGCTGCTAGGGACTGGACCTCGGATCCCCTGTATCAGGACACGACTGCAG GCTAGGCCCAGGTTGGGCCGGGGCTCACCGCCGACTCGCAGAGGGATGAGAGGCTCTTCGGGCCCCACATCCCCTACACCCCGGACCAGGGAGAGCAGTGAGCCGGAACCAGGACCCAGCTCTGCACCAGG GCTGCCTCATGCCGGGCCCCCACGGCCCCGCTCTGCCCCTGCCTTTTCTCCTATTTCCTGTAGTCTATCTGACTCCCAGTCCCGGATACGTTACAGCGGGGGGCCTTTGGGCCAGCCTGAGGTTTGTTTTGTCCCTAAATCACCCCCACTCACTGTTTCTCCCCGGGTCTGA
- the AGBL5 gene encoding cytosolic carboxypeptidase-like protein 5 isoform X1 codes for MELRCGGLLFSSRFDSGNLAHVEKVESVSSDGEGAAGGASAPTSSIASSPDYEFNVWTRPDCAETEFENGNRSWFYFSVRGGTPGKLIKINIMNMNKQSKLYSQGMAPFVRTLPTRPRWERIRDRPTFEMTETQFVLSFVHRFVEGRGATTFFAFCYPFSYSDCQDLLNQLDQRFLENHPTHSSPLDTIYYHREILCYSLDGLRVDLLTITSCHGLREDREPRLEQLFPDTGTPRPFRFTGKRIFFLSSRVHPGETPSSFVFNGFLDFILRPDDPRAQTLRRLFVFKLIPMLNPDGVVRGHYRTDSRGVNLNRQYLKPDAVLHPAIYGAKAVLLYHHVHSRLNSQGPSEHQHSPHLPPDAPLSDLEKTNNIQNEAHLGHASDGDDPEGWTQTESAEQKPSGVWIMPQRSAEVEQPAPNTIPPKESGVAYYVDLHGHASKRGCFMYGNSFSDESTQVENMLYPKLISLNSAHFDFQGCNFSEKNMYARDRRDGQSKEGSGRVAIYKASGIIHSYTLECNYNTGRSVNSIPAACHDNGRASPPPPPAFPSRYTVELFEQVGRAMAVAALDMAECNPWPRIVLSEHSSLTNLRAWMLKHVRSSRGLSSTVNVGVNKKRGSRTPPKSNNGLPVSCSENPLSRARSFSTGTSAGGSSSSQQNSPQMKNSPSFPFHGSRPTGLPGLGSSTQKVSHRVLGPVREPRSQDRRRRQQPLTHRPTSSGLAPSPNPASSSPAASHNMGSCLLPSSLSISGSSCSFLSSGDKPEAVMVIGKGLLGTGPRIPCIRTRLQARPRLGRGSPPTRRGMRGSSGPTSPTPRTRESSEPEPGPSSAPGLPHAGPPRPRSAPAFSPISCSLSDSQSRIRYSGGPLGQPEALAWPRHSTLRGLGAAAPDRYLGRRKRHFHSCFLGLLTAT; via the exons ATGGAGCTGCGCTGTGGGGGATTGCTGTTCAGTTCTCGCTTTGATTCAGGGAACCTAGCCCACGTGGAGAAGGTGGAATCTGTGTCTAGTGACGGGGAAGGAGCAGCAGGTGGGGCATCAGCCCCCACCAGTAGCATCGCCTCTTCTCCTGACTACGAGTTCAACGTGTGGACCCGACCAGACTGTGCTGAAACGGAGTTTGAGAATGGGAACAG GTCATGGTTCTACTTCAGTGTCCGGGGAGGAACTCCAGGGAAACTCATCAAGATCAACATTATGAACATGAATAAGCAAAGCAAGCTATACTCCCAGGGCATGGCCCCCTTTGTGCGCACACTCCCCACCCGGCCACGCTGGGAACGCATTCGAGATCGGCCCACCTTTGAG ATGACAGAGACGCAGTTTGTGTTATCCTTTGTCCACCGTTTCGTGGAGGGCCGTGGGGCCACCACCTTCTTCGCCTTCTGCTACCCCTTCTCCTACAGTGACTGCCAGGACTTGCTAAACCAGCTAGACCAGCGCTTTCTGGAGAACCACCCTACCCATAGCAG CCCCCTGGACACCATTTATTACCACCGTGAGATCCTTTGCTATTCTTTGGATGGACTTCGTGTAGATCTGTTAACGATCACTTCCTGCCATGGGCTTCGAGAAGATCGAGAGCCCCGTCTAGAGCAGCTATTTCCTGATACTGGCACCCCCCGACCCTTCCGTTTCACAGGCAAGAGG ATATTCTTCTTAAGCAGTAGGGTACACCCTGGGGAGACTCCATCTAGCTTTGTCTTCAATGGCTTTCTGGACTTCATCCTTCGACCTGATGACCCCCGGGCCCAAACCCTGCGTCGCCTCTTTGTCTTTAAGCTGATTCCCATGTTGAACCCCGACGGTGTGGTCCGGGGCCACTACCG CACAGACTCGCGTGGAGTGAACCTGAACCGTCAGTACCTGAAGCCCGATGCAGTCCTGCACCCAGCCATCTACGGGGCCAAAGCTGTGCTTCTCTACCACCACGTGCACTCCAGACTGAACTCCCAGGGTCCCTCTGAGCACCAGCACAgtccccatctccctcctgaTGCTCCCCTTTCTGACCTTGAGAAAACCAACAATATCCAAAATGAAGCTCACCTTGGGCACGCGTCTGACGGGGATGACCCTGAAGGCTGGACACAGACCGAGTCGGCAGAACAGAAGCCCAGCGGTGTGTGGATTATGCCACAACGGTCCGCTGAGGTTGAGCAGCCGGCCCCCAACACCATCCCCCCTAAAGAGAGTGGCGTCGCTTACTATGTGGACCTGCACGGACATGCTTCCAAAAGGGGCTGCTTCATGTATGGAAACAGCTTTAGTGATGAGAGCACCCAG GTGGAAAACATGCTGTATCCAAAGCTCATCTCCTTGAACTCAGCACACTTCGACTTCCAGGGTTGCAATTTCTCAGAGAAGAACATGTATGCCCGAGACCGCAGAGATGGCCAGTCTAAGGAGGGAAGCGGCCGGGTTGCAATCTACAAAGCCTCAGGGATAATCCACAG CTACACACTTGAATGCAACTACAACACCGGACGCTCAGTTAACAGCATCCCTGCCGCCTGCCATGACAACGGGCgggccagcccccctcccccgccggctTTCCCCTCCAGATACACTGTGGAACTGTTTGAACAG GTGGGACGAGCTATGGCCGTTGCAGCTCTGGACATGGCAGAATGCAATCCATGGCCCCGAATTGTACTGTCAGAGCACAGCAGCCTCACAAACCTCCGCGCCTGGATGCTAAAACACGTGCGCAGCAGCCGCGGCCTGAGCAGCACTGTGAACGTGGGTGTCAACAAGAAGAGAGGCTCTCGAACTCCACCCAAAAGTAACAA CGGCTTGCCTGTTTCCTGCTCTGAAAATCCCTTGAGCCGTGCACGCAGTTTTAGCACTGGCACAAGTgctggtggcagcagcagcagccagcaAAACTCTCCACAGATGAAGAACTCCCCCAGCTTTCCTTTTCATGGCAGTCGGCCCACAGGGCTGCCAGGCCTGGGCTCTAGCACTCAAAAGGTCAGCCACCGGGTGCTGGGCCCCGTCAGAG AGCCCCGAAGCCAGGACAGGAGACGGCGGCAGCAGCCACTGACCCATCGCCCTACTTCAAGCGGCCTGGCCCCATCCCCAAATCCTGCTAGTTCTAGCCCAGCAGCCTCACACAACATGGGCTCCTGCCTACTCCCCAGCTCACTCAGCATATCAG GGAGCAGCTGCTCATTCCTGTCCTCAGGCGACAAGCCAGAGGCTGTCATGGTGATTGGGAAAGGGCTGCTAGGGACTGGACCTCGGATCCCCTGTATCAGGACACGACTGCAG GCTAGGCCCAGGTTGGGCCGGGGCTCACCGCCGACTCGCAGAGGGATGAGAGGCTCTTCGGGCCCCACATCCCCTACACCCCGGACCAGGGAGAGCAGTGAGCCGGAACCAGGACCCAGCTCTGCACCAGG GCTGCCTCATGCCGGGCCCCCACGGCCCCGCTCTGCCCCTGCCTTTTCTCCTATTTCCTGTAGTCTATCTGACTCCCAGTCCCGGATACGTTACAGCGGGGGGCCTTTGGGCCAGCCTGAG GCCCTGGCGTGGCCTCGCCACTCCACTCTCCGGGGGCTGGGCGCTGCAGCCCCGGACCGTTACCTGGGGCGGAGAAAGCGCCACTTTCATTCCTGCTTCTTGGGATTGTTGACGGCCACGTAG
- the AGBL5 gene encoding cytosolic carboxypeptidase-like protein 5 isoform X3 — MELRCGGLLFSSRFDSGNLAHVEKVESVSSDGEGAAGGASAPTSSIASSPDYEFNVWTRPDCAETEFENGNRSWFYFSVRGGTPGKLIKINIMNMNKQSKLYSQGMAPFVRTLPTRPRWERIRDRPTFEMTETQFVLSFVHRFVEGRGATTFFAFCYPFSYSDCQDLLNQLDQRFLENHPTHSSPLDTIYYHREILCYSLDGLRVDLLTITSCHGLREDREPRLEQLFPDTGTPRPFRFTGKRIFFLSSRVHPGETPSSFVFNGFLDFILRPDDPRAQTLRRLFVFKLIPMLNPDGVVRGHYRTDSRGVNLNRQYLKPDAVLHPAIYGAKAVLLYHHVHSRLNSQGPSEHQHSPHLPPDAPLSDLEKTNNIQNEAHLGHASDGDDPEGWTQTESAEQKPSGVWIMPQRSAEVEQPAPNTIPPKESGVAYYVDLHGHASKRGCFMYGNSFSDESTQVENMLYPKLISLNSAHFDFQGCNFSEKNMYARDRRDGQSKEGSGRVAIYKASGIIHSYTLECNYNTGRSVNSIPAACHDNGRASPPPPPAFPSRYTVELFEQVGRAMAVAALDMAECNPWPRIVLSEHSSLTNLRAWMLKHVRSSRGLSSTVNVGVNKKRGSRTPPKSNNGLPVSCSENPLSRARSFSTGTSAGGSSSSQQNSPQMKNSPSFPFHGSRPTGLPGLGSSTQKVSHRVLGPVREPRSQDRRRRQQPLTHRPTSSGLAPSPNPASSSPAASHNMGSCLLPSSLSISGSSCSFLSSGDKPEAVMVIGKGLLGTGPRIPCIRTRLQTCPRRVPARRGPGFPRLGPGWAGAHRRLAEG; from the exons ATGGAGCTGCGCTGTGGGGGATTGCTGTTCAGTTCTCGCTTTGATTCAGGGAACCTAGCCCACGTGGAGAAGGTGGAATCTGTGTCTAGTGACGGGGAAGGAGCAGCAGGTGGGGCATCAGCCCCCACCAGTAGCATCGCCTCTTCTCCTGACTACGAGTTCAACGTGTGGACCCGACCAGACTGTGCTGAAACGGAGTTTGAGAATGGGAACAG GTCATGGTTCTACTTCAGTGTCCGGGGAGGAACTCCAGGGAAACTCATCAAGATCAACATTATGAACATGAATAAGCAAAGCAAGCTATACTCCCAGGGCATGGCCCCCTTTGTGCGCACACTCCCCACCCGGCCACGCTGGGAACGCATTCGAGATCGGCCCACCTTTGAG ATGACAGAGACGCAGTTTGTGTTATCCTTTGTCCACCGTTTCGTGGAGGGCCGTGGGGCCACCACCTTCTTCGCCTTCTGCTACCCCTTCTCCTACAGTGACTGCCAGGACTTGCTAAACCAGCTAGACCAGCGCTTTCTGGAGAACCACCCTACCCATAGCAG CCCCCTGGACACCATTTATTACCACCGTGAGATCCTTTGCTATTCTTTGGATGGACTTCGTGTAGATCTGTTAACGATCACTTCCTGCCATGGGCTTCGAGAAGATCGAGAGCCCCGTCTAGAGCAGCTATTTCCTGATACTGGCACCCCCCGACCCTTCCGTTTCACAGGCAAGAGG ATATTCTTCTTAAGCAGTAGGGTACACCCTGGGGAGACTCCATCTAGCTTTGTCTTCAATGGCTTTCTGGACTTCATCCTTCGACCTGATGACCCCCGGGCCCAAACCCTGCGTCGCCTCTTTGTCTTTAAGCTGATTCCCATGTTGAACCCCGACGGTGTGGTCCGGGGCCACTACCG CACAGACTCGCGTGGAGTGAACCTGAACCGTCAGTACCTGAAGCCCGATGCAGTCCTGCACCCAGCCATCTACGGGGCCAAAGCTGTGCTTCTCTACCACCACGTGCACTCCAGACTGAACTCCCAGGGTCCCTCTGAGCACCAGCACAgtccccatctccctcctgaTGCTCCCCTTTCTGACCTTGAGAAAACCAACAATATCCAAAATGAAGCTCACCTTGGGCACGCGTCTGACGGGGATGACCCTGAAGGCTGGACACAGACCGAGTCGGCAGAACAGAAGCCCAGCGGTGTGTGGATTATGCCACAACGGTCCGCTGAGGTTGAGCAGCCGGCCCCCAACACCATCCCCCCTAAAGAGAGTGGCGTCGCTTACTATGTGGACCTGCACGGACATGCTTCCAAAAGGGGCTGCTTCATGTATGGAAACAGCTTTAGTGATGAGAGCACCCAG GTGGAAAACATGCTGTATCCAAAGCTCATCTCCTTGAACTCAGCACACTTCGACTTCCAGGGTTGCAATTTCTCAGAGAAGAACATGTATGCCCGAGACCGCAGAGATGGCCAGTCTAAGGAGGGAAGCGGCCGGGTTGCAATCTACAAAGCCTCAGGGATAATCCACAG CTACACACTTGAATGCAACTACAACACCGGACGCTCAGTTAACAGCATCCCTGCCGCCTGCCATGACAACGGGCgggccagcccccctcccccgccggctTTCCCCTCCAGATACACTGTGGAACTGTTTGAACAG GTGGGACGAGCTATGGCCGTTGCAGCTCTGGACATGGCAGAATGCAATCCATGGCCCCGAATTGTACTGTCAGAGCACAGCAGCCTCACAAACCTCCGCGCCTGGATGCTAAAACACGTGCGCAGCAGCCGCGGCCTGAGCAGCACTGTGAACGTGGGTGTCAACAAGAAGAGAGGCTCTCGAACTCCACCCAAAAGTAACAA CGGCTTGCCTGTTTCCTGCTCTGAAAATCCCTTGAGCCGTGCACGCAGTTTTAGCACTGGCACAAGTgctggtggcagcagcagcagccagcaAAACTCTCCACAGATGAAGAACTCCCCCAGCTTTCCTTTTCATGGCAGTCGGCCCACAGGGCTGCCAGGCCTGGGCTCTAGCACTCAAAAGGTCAGCCACCGGGTGCTGGGCCCCGTCAGAG AGCCCCGAAGCCAGGACAGGAGACGGCGGCAGCAGCCACTGACCCATCGCCCTACTTCAAGCGGCCTGGCCCCATCCCCAAATCCTGCTAGTTCTAGCCCAGCAGCCTCACACAACATGGGCTCCTGCCTACTCCCCAGCTCACTCAGCATATCAG GGAGCAGCTGCTCATTCCTGTCCTCAGGCGACAAGCCAGAGGCTGTCATGGTGATTGGGAAAGGGCTGCTAGGGACTGGACCTCGGATCCCCTGTATCAGGACACGACTGCAG aCCTGCCCGAGGAGAGTTCCCGCCAGGAGGGGTCCCGGATTCCCCAG GCTAGGCCCAGGTTGGGCCGGGGCTCACCGCCGACTCGCAGAGGGATGA
- the OST4 gene encoding dolichyl-diphosphooligosaccharide--protein glycosyltransferase subunit 4, with the protein MITDVQLAIFANMLGVSLFLLVVLYHYVAVNNPKKQE; encoded by the coding sequence ATGATCACAGACGTGCAGCTCGCCATCTTCGCCAACATGCTGGGCGTGTCGCTCTTTCTGCTTGTGGTTCTCTATCACTACGTGGCCGTCAACAATCCCAAGAAGCAGGAATGA